From Staphylococcus sp. M0911, a single genomic window includes:
- a CDS encoding amino acid ABC transporter ATP-binding protein, which produces MIELSNIHKSFNQTEVIKGIDLKVDKGEVVTLVGRSGSGKTTLLRMMNALEIPTEGTVFVNGKTYTAKDKKSQIEVRKQSGMVFQSYNLFPHKTALENVMEGLVTVKKQSKSEAKTKALELLEKVGLTHVKDQRPHALSGGQQQRVAIARALAMNPKVMLFDEPTSALDPELVNDVLKVIKDLAQEGMTMVIVTHEMRFAKEVSNQIVFIHEGKIGEQGTPDDIFNRPQTDELKRFLNVIQ; this is translated from the coding sequence ATGATCGAATTATCGAATATTCATAAATCATTTAATCAAACAGAAGTGATTAAAGGTATCGATTTAAAAGTGGATAAGGGCGAAGTTGTGACTTTAGTTGGACGTTCCGGTTCAGGTAAAACAACACTCTTACGTATGATGAATGCTTTAGAAATACCGACTGAAGGTACAGTTTTTGTTAATGGTAAAACATATACTGCAAAGGACAAAAAATCACAGATTGAAGTACGTAAACAGTCCGGGATGGTGTTCCAAAGTTATAATTTATTCCCACACAAGACTGCGCTAGAGAATGTCATGGAAGGTTTAGTGACTGTTAAGAAGCAAAGTAAATCAGAAGCTAAAACAAAAGCACTAGAGCTACTAGAAAAAGTAGGCTTAACACATGTGAAAGATCAACGCCCACATGCATTATCCGGTGGTCAACAACAACGTGTAGCGATTGCTAGAGCTTTAGCTATGAATCCTAAAGTTATGCTATTTGATGAACCAACATCTGCACTTGATCCTGAACTTGTTAATGACGTATTGAAAGTGATTAAAGATTTAGCACAAGAAGGTATGACGATGGTCATCGTTACACATGAAATGCGATTTGCTAAAGAAGTATCCAACCAAATTGTATTTATTCATGAAGGTAAAATAGGCGAGCAGGGTACACCTGACGATATTTTTAACCGTCCACAAACAGATGAACTTAAACGTTTCTTAAATGTTATTCAATAG
- a CDS encoding aminoacyltransferase encodes MKFVNLTSEEFGKFTSEHFSHYTQSSIHYDNRHEMRGDVHLVGVKNDKDEVIAACLLTEARTLKFFKYFYTHRGPVMDYNNLSLVHFFFKSLTSYLKKHLCLYVLVDPYILENLRNADGEILKSFDNRAVIKTMEDLGYKHQGYTVGYDMMSQIRWLSVLDLKGKSEDQLMKEMDYQTRRNIKKTYEMGVKVRTLSIDETGTFFDLFRMAEEKHGFKFRDQPYFEELQKTYGDNAMLKLAYIDLQEYLTTLEDKHKDLSKQLHDVETSLQENPNSKKNKTKHTQIKQQYDSNERKISQTKDEIAKEGQVLNLAAAIYIYNDHEVYYLSSGSNPRYNPYMGAYRLQWEMIKFAKAHHIDRYNFYGITGDFSEDAEDYGVQRFKEGFNANVYEYIGDFVKPIKPLFYHVKELIENRKK; translated from the coding sequence TTGAAATTCGTAAACTTAACATCCGAAGAATTCGGTAAATTTACTTCAGAACATTTTTCACATTACACACAATCAAGCATTCATTATGATAATCGACATGAAATGCGTGGGGACGTTCATCTTGTCGGTGTTAAAAACGACAAAGATGAGGTCATTGCAGCTTGTCTTTTAACTGAAGCACGTACATTAAAATTCTTTAAATATTTTTATACACATCGCGGTCCAGTCATGGACTATAATAACTTATCACTAGTACATTTCTTCTTTAAATCTTTAACTTCATACTTGAAGAAACATCTTTGTTTATATGTACTTGTTGATCCTTACATTCTCGAAAATTTAAGAAATGCTGATGGTGAAATTTTAAAATCATTCGATAACCGTGCTGTTATCAAAACAATGGAAGATTTAGGCTATAAACACCAAGGTTATACAGTTGGATATGATATGATGAGCCAAATTCGTTGGCTTTCTGTCCTAGATTTAAAAGGTAAATCAGAAGATCAATTAATGAAAGAAATGGACTATCAAACACGTCGTAATATTAAAAAAACATATGAAATGGGCGTGAAAGTACGTACGTTATCTATAGATGAAACGGGTACATTCTTTGATTTATTTAGAATGGCAGAAGAAAAACATGGTTTCAAATTCCGTGACCAACCCTACTTTGAAGAGTTACAAAAAACATATGGCGACAATGCTATGCTTAAATTAGCCTATATCGATTTACAAGAATATCTCACTACTCTAGAAGATAAACACAAGGATTTATCAAAACAACTTCATGATGTAGAAACATCTCTACAAGAGAATCCAAATTCTAAGAAAAATAAAACAAAGCATACGCAAATTAAACAACAATACGATAGCAACGAACGTAAGATTAGCCAAACTAAAGATGAAATTGCAAAAGAAGGTCAAGTATTGAACTTAGCCGCTGCAATATATATTTATAACGACCATGAAGTATATTACTTATCTAGTGGTTCTAATCCAAGATATAACCCTTATATGGGAGCATACCGTTTGCAATGGGAAATGATTAAATTTGCCAAAGCACATCATATTGATCGTTACAACTTCTATGGTATTACTGGCGACTTTAGTGAAGATGCTGAAGATTATGGTGTTCAACGCTTTAAAGAAGGCTTTAACGCTAATGTATATGAATATATCGGAGACTTTGTTAAACCGATTAAACCATTGTTCTACCATGTAAAAGAATTAATTGAAAACAGAAAAAAATAA
- a CDS encoding DUF4467 domain-containing protein, producing the protein MLKRFVVMISILTLILVGCSSGKYTDKIDKAVKLQEKKQTKIAKRDAGDEVKHFDKKDANIYVYDKGKYVILAYKPLSDDEEVRYYTYEFNGKKAKYKENFNSKGYYQEHDPDYKEENMR; encoded by the coding sequence ATATTGAAGAGATTCGTAGTGATGATTAGTATATTAACGCTAATACTAGTTGGATGTAGTAGTGGAAAGTATACAGATAAAATTGATAAAGCGGTTAAGCTACAAGAAAAGAAACAAACTAAAATAGCCAAAAGAGATGCTGGCGATGAAGTGAAGCACTTTGATAAAAAGGATGCTAATATCTATGTTTATGATAAAGGTAAATACGTTATCTTAGCATATAAACCTTTAAGTGATGATGAAGAAGTCCGTTATTATACTTATGAGTTTAATGGTAAAAAAGCTAAATATAAAGAAAACTTTAACTCAAAAGGTTATTATCAAGAACATGATCCGGATTACAAAGAAGAAAATATGCGCTAG
- a CDS encoding thioredoxin domain-containing protein, protein MKKLIGMICISLIIVLVSGCGKEEVKSPQATKDGKPLIVIYGDFKCPYCKKVEKNVMPKLKEKYLNNHKAEIKYVNMAFLGKDSIIGSRAGHAVQNIAPRSYLQFQKLMFEHQQDEKKAWITEKVVDQQIDHLNISADQKEKIKSEYKTKNSAAWKAANKDKKDTKAHHIETAPTVFINGKKVEDPYHFKEYDKLLQSK, encoded by the coding sequence ATGAAAAAATTAATCGGTATGATATGTATAAGTTTAATCATCGTGTTAGTAAGTGGTTGTGGTAAAGAAGAGGTGAAATCACCTCAAGCCACTAAAGATGGTAAACCACTTATTGTTATTTATGGTGATTTTAAATGTCCATATTGTAAAAAGGTTGAAAAGAATGTGATGCCTAAACTTAAAGAGAAATATTTAAACAACCATAAAGCGGAAATTAAATACGTTAATATGGCATTTTTAGGTAAAGATTCAATTATAGGGTCAAGAGCAGGTCATGCAGTTCAAAATATTGCACCTCGTTCTTATTTACAATTTCAAAAATTAATGTTCGAGCATCAACAAGATGAAAAGAAAGCGTGGATTACTGAAAAAGTAGTTGACCAACAGATTGATCATTTGAATATTTCTGCAGATCAAAAAGAAAAAATAAAGTCAGAATATAAAACTAAAAATAGTGCCGCATGGAAAGCTGCAAATAAAGATAAGAAAGATACAAAAGCACATCATATTGAGACAGCGCCAACAGTTTTTATCAATGGCAAAAAAGTGGAAGATCCATATCACTTTAAAGAATATGATAAATTACTTCAATCAAAATAA
- a CDS encoding SRPBCC domain-containing protein, with the protein MTIKVEKNKIIFSRTFTGTIHELFNAYTQEDLFKQWFHPEGASTEVFEFNVEEGGHAFFAIHTPDMTSYTRSEYKKIEKPNYIEYLDFFATPEGDKDPNMPGMHITIEFEEKQPNQTTVTSTSVLPSKEAAQQALDMGVEEGMNSTLDQLEKLLKS; encoded by the coding sequence ATGACTATTAAAGTAGAGAAAAATAAAATTATCTTTTCAAGAACATTTACAGGAACGATTCATGAACTATTTAACGCATATACACAAGAAGATTTGTTTAAACAATGGTTTCACCCAGAAGGTGCTTCTACAGAAGTATTTGAATTCAATGTTGAAGAAGGTGGACATGCGTTCTTTGCTATTCACACACCTGATATGACAAGTTACACGCGTTCAGAATATAAAAAAATTGAAAAACCTAATTACATTGAATACTTAGACTTTTTCGCTACACCTGAAGGTGACAAAGATCCTAACATGCCTGGCATGCATATCACAATTGAATTTGAGGAAAAGCAACCTAATCAAACTACAGTGACGTCAACATCCGTTTTACCTTCAAAAGAGGCTGCACAACAAGCGCTTGATATGGGGGTCGAAGAAGGTATGAATTCAACATTAGACCAATTAGAAAAACTATTAAAATCATAA
- a CDS encoding formate/nitrite transporter family protein, which yields MMENRKTTEDTYATKSIMEAVVSQAQMKEVMADRTPMRYALKAMMAGFLLSIVTVFMLAIKTQFAATQIDGLINLLGAIAFSLALVLIVLTNSELLTSNFMYLTVGWYYKAIRLNKVIWIFTFCFIGNVLGGIILFFLMKYAHVMTPEMTDALTETVQKKTEASTWLNILVKGIFCNFFINIGIFVSMQFKEGLTKAFFIACGVVVFVFMGYEHVVFNAGLFSGMLFFNIDGMSGLGVLKNIVFALIGNYIGGGIFVGLVYAYLNGQRSQLK from the coding sequence ATGATGGAAAATCGAAAAACTACCGAAGATACATACGCAACTAAGTCTATTATGGAAGCGGTAGTAAGCCAAGCGCAAATGAAAGAAGTCATGGCTGACAGAACACCTATGCGTTATGCGTTAAAAGCAATGATGGCAGGATTCTTGTTATCTATTGTCACGGTATTTATGCTAGCTATTAAAACACAATTTGCTGCTACACAAATTGATGGTTTAATAAATTTACTTGGTGCCATCGCATTTAGTTTAGCCTTAGTATTAATTGTATTAACGAATTCAGAATTATTAACAAGTAATTTTATGTATCTAACAGTAGGTTGGTATTATAAAGCGATACGTTTGAATAAAGTGATATGGATATTTACATTTTGCTTTATCGGTAATGTACTTGGTGGAATTATCTTATTTTTCTTAATGAAATATGCACATGTGATGACACCAGAAATGACTGATGCACTAACTGAAACCGTACAAAAGAAAACGGAAGCATCAACGTGGTTAAATATATTAGTAAAAGGTATTTTCTGTAATTTCTTTATTAATATAGGTATCTTTGTTTCTATGCAATTTAAAGAAGGATTAACAAAGGCTTTCTTTATTGCTTGTGGAGTAGTTGTGTTTGTCTTCATGGGTTATGAACACGTTGTATTTAATGCAGGGTTATTCTCAGGTATGCTTTTTTTCAATATTGATGGAATGTCCGGTTTAGGTGTGTTAAAAAATATTGTATTTGCTTTAATAGGTAATTACATTGGTGGTGGTATCTTTGTTGGATTAGTTTATGCATACTTAAATGGGCAACGTTCACAATTAAAATAA
- a CDS encoding GNAT family N-acetyltransferase encodes MSNVNIRIADQSDVLSIHRLMYEAFTPLRELGIDWPSVNATEEMVADNIKHNTTFVLELNDTIISTITVRYPWGSIRSISGYPFVWWFATQPEFDGQGYGSQLLKYVEEDFLRDTLKASAVTLGTSARLHPWLLSIYEKRGYEIYAEHESDDGDLGVIMRKILIPERFEEKILGQPPF; translated from the coding sequence ATGAGTAACGTGAATATAAGAATTGCAGATCAAAGTGATGTTTTATCGATTCATCGACTTATGTATGAAGCTTTTACGCCATTAAGAGAGCTAGGTATCGACTGGCCATCAGTGAATGCCACAGAGGAAATGGTAGCAGACAATATCAAACATAATACTACATTTGTATTAGAATTAAACGACACAATTATCTCAACAATTACAGTAAGATATCCTTGGGGGAGTATCAGAAGTATTTCAGGTTATCCGTTCGTTTGGTGGTTTGCAACACAACCAGAATTTGATGGACAAGGTTATGGTAGTCAATTATTAAAATATGTAGAAGAAGACTTTTTAAGAGATACATTAAAGGCCTCAGCAGTCACATTAGGCACATCCGCGCGATTACATCCTTGGTTATTAAGTATTTATGAAAAAAGAGGATATGAAATATATGCTGAGCATGAAAGCGATGATGGTGATTTAGGTGTGATTATGAGAAAAATATTAATTCCTGAACGCTTTGAAGAAAAGATTCTAGGCCAACCCCCATTTTAA
- the nikA gene encoding nickel ABC transporter substrate-binding protein, which translates to MKRFTILIIIVSFILASCSSNATNKKDTLNVEIPLKTTSIAPYETDVPVKIGALESLFKMSKDGKVKPLLVKSFKQKSDDTLTLKIKDDIHFQNGHKLTGDAVKRSLEQGVKKSDLLSGSLPIDKITAKGQDVTIKTKEPYPELKSELASPFAAIYDTQAKGKVSDQPVGTGPYQIDKYQRSQKIQLSKYKDYWQGTPKLSKINVTYHEDGNTRVNHLLSGKSDLTTDVPIDQINDIKKSNKANIQSTSGFRTHLLLYNHDSKKMNKNVREAFDAVINRKEIAKNVSKNYAKPASGPFNDRLKHIKDGKVQPQDINKARKLLAKEGYTKDHPLKINIVTYDGRPELPKIGQVIQSEAKKANIDVKLRNVDDIEGYLKDKDAWDASMYSYLTVPRGDTGYFFNTAYLPKGANNKGNYNNKEVTQQIKQLNQTFGQSEREQLTNQILKTSDKDIPNSYITYNDQIDGVSKNVKNFNVTPESIYLIDYKLDKK; encoded by the coding sequence ATGAAAAGATTTACTATTCTGATAATTATAGTATCTTTTATTTTAGCAAGTTGTAGCAGTAATGCAACAAATAAAAAAGATACGCTTAATGTTGAAATTCCATTAAAAACAACATCAATTGCGCCGTATGAAACGGATGTGCCTGTGAAAATCGGTGCATTAGAGTCATTATTCAAAATGTCTAAAGATGGTAAAGTGAAACCACTATTGGTTAAATCATTCAAGCAAAAATCTGATGATACCCTTACCCTTAAAATTAAAGATGACATTCATTTCCAAAATGGTCACAAATTAACTGGTGATGCTGTCAAACGTAGTCTAGAACAAGGTGTAAAAAAGAGTGACTTATTAAGTGGGTCTCTTCCTATTGATAAAATCACTGCAAAAGGTCAAGACGTGACCATCAAAACGAAGGAACCTTATCCTGAATTAAAATCTGAATTAGCGAGTCCATTCGCAGCTATTTATGACACTCAAGCGAAAGGCAAAGTTTCGGATCAACCAGTTGGCACTGGTCCCTATCAAATTGACAAATATCAACGTTCACAAAAAATACAACTATCAAAATATAAAGATTATTGGCAAGGTACACCTAAATTAAGCAAAATCAATGTCACTTATCATGAAGATGGCAATACTCGTGTTAACCACTTATTATCTGGCAAATCAGATCTAACTACAGATGTACCTATCGATCAAATTAATGATATTAAGAAATCTAACAAAGCAAATATTCAAAGTACATCTGGTTTCAGAACACATTTATTGCTTTATAATCATGACAGTAAAAAAATGAACAAAAATGTTCGAGAAGCATTTGATGCAGTCATTAATCGTAAAGAGATTGCTAAAAATGTTTCCAAAAATTATGCCAAACCCGCTTCTGGCCCATTTAATGACCGATTGAAACATATTAAAGATGGCAAGGTTCAACCACAAGATATTAACAAAGCGAGAAAACTATTAGCCAAAGAAGGCTACACTAAAGATCACCCTTTAAAAATCAATATAGTTACTTATGACGGTAGACCTGAATTACCTAAAATTGGACAAGTCATCCAATCTGAAGCTAAAAAAGCAAATATTGATGTGAAATTAAGAAATGTAGATGATATCGAAGGATACTTGAAAGATAAAGATGCATGGGATGCATCAATGTACAGTTACTTAACTGTTCCTAGAGGAGATACAGGTTATTTCTTTAATACTGCATACTTACCAAAAGGCGCAAATAACAAAGGTAACTATAATAATAAAGAGGTTACGCAACAAATCAAACAACTCAACCAAACATTCGGTCAATCAGAACGTGAGCAACTAACTAATCAAATATTGAAAACGTCTGACAAAGACATTCCAAATAGTTATATAACGTACAATGACCAAATTGACGGTGTAAGTAAAAATGTGAAAAACTTCAATGTAACACCGGAATCTATTTATTTAATTGATTACAAATTAGACAAAAAATAA
- a CDS encoding sirohydrochlorin chelatase produces the protein MVGNILVAHGMRKGNQNKALEEFITTLLKDEEYLYELAFLESDTQSLEITMEKMIEKGITQFRIVPLLIFRAMHYIGDIPNILSEMKENYPHISSQMSEPLGTHPYMKSLVERRIDDVQLVDQSSKTATVIIAHGNGSGRFTKAHDELKAFVKTIDSDRPVYARALYGDLTFRNDLDEISKQYDELIIVPLFLFDGRLVNKVKRLIDDMAIHCKLHITPSINFDDTLRLIIRERLEALRF, from the coding sequence ATGGTAGGCAACATTTTAGTGGCACATGGAATGAGAAAAGGAAATCAAAATAAAGCCTTAGAAGAATTCATTACAACCTTGCTTAAAGATGAAGAGTACCTTTATGAATTAGCATTTTTAGAGAGTGACACGCAGAGTTTGGAAATTACAATGGAAAAGATGATCGAAAAAGGAATCACACAATTTAGAATCGTACCGTTGCTAATTTTTAGAGCGATGCATTATATTGGCGATATTCCAAACATATTATCAGAGATGAAAGAAAATTATCCGCATATTTCAAGTCAAATGAGTGAACCATTAGGCACACATCCTTATATGAAATCACTAGTAGAAAGAAGAATTGACGATGTGCAGCTAGTCGATCAATCATCCAAAACAGCAACAGTTATCATTGCACACGGTAATGGAAGTGGCCGTTTTACAAAAGCACATGATGAACTTAAAGCATTTGTGAAAACAATTGATTCGGACCGACCTGTTTATGCAAGAGCCTTATATGGCGATTTAACATTTAGAAATGATTTAGATGAGATATCAAAACAATATGATGAATTAATCATCGTGCCACTCTTTTTGTTTGATGGAAGATTGGTCAATAAAGTAAAACGACTCATTGATGACATGGCTATTCATTGTAAATTACACATCACACCGTCAATCAATTTTGATGACACATTGAGACTCATTATTCGAGAACGTCTAGAAGCACTCCGATTTTAA
- the nirB gene encoding nitrite reductase large subunit NirB: MTKNKLVMIGNGMAGLRTIEEILDRDPQRFEITIIGKEDYPNYNRIMLSNILQNKMTVEETIMNSYDWYAEHDIKLINNDSVTILDRANKTVITESGQSFEYDQCIIATGSKAFVLPIPGSDLPSVIGWRTIDDTKRMMEIAQTKQKAIVIGGGLLGLECARGLLDQGMEVTVIHLAEWLMEMQLDQKAGQMLKNDLEQQGMRFELQANTQEILGDKDVEAVRLADGRVLEADLVVMAVGIRPYTEVAKAAGLEVNRGIIVNAYMQTSDPNIFAVGECAECEGKVYGLVAPLYEQGIVLADYLTQKETNGYHGSTTFTSLKVSGCDLYSAGTIEETEDIHGIEIFNSIDNHYKKVFLKDGEVVGVVLYGNTDDGSRFYNMMKKHESIEDYTLVSLLTKGGEDANVSIEDMADDETICGCNGVNKGTIVEAITKNGLTSVAEVTKMTKAGNSCGKCKGQIADILQYALGDDFVASKPTGICACTDLSRDQIVTQIRAKGLKTSKEVRHVLNFKDKNGCPKCRPAINYYLNMIYPYEHKDEKESRFANERYHANIQNDGTFSVIPQMRGGVTDADQLIRLGEVAKKYNVPLVKVTGSQRVGLYGLKKEELPSVWEDLGMRSASAYGKKTRSVKSCVGKEFCRFGTQYTTQLGIRLEKTFEYIDTPHKFKMGVSGCPRSCVESGVKDFGVISVENGFQLYIGGNGGTEVTKGQLLTTVETEDEVIRICGALMQYYRETGIYAERTAPWLERLGFENVKEVLLDPERQQALFDRVMEAKQAIQDEPWQAIVNDKASQKIFEVERV; encoded by the coding sequence ATGACTAAGAACAAATTAGTGATGATAGGAAATGGCATGGCTGGTTTGAGAACAATCGAAGAAATTTTGGATAGAGATCCGCAACGTTTTGAAATTACCATTATAGGTAAAGAAGACTACCCAAATTATAATAGAATCATGTTATCTAATATTTTACAAAATAAAATGACTGTGGAAGAAACCATCATGAATTCATATGACTGGTACGCAGAACATGATATTAAATTGATTAATAACGATTCAGTGACGATATTAGATAGAGCAAATAAGACCGTTATAACTGAGAGTGGGCAATCATTTGAGTATGATCAATGTATAATTGCAACAGGTTCAAAGGCATTCGTATTACCTATTCCAGGGTCTGATTTACCGAGTGTTATTGGATGGCGAACAATTGATGATACTAAACGCATGATGGAGATAGCTCAAACTAAACAAAAAGCGATTGTTATAGGCGGGGGCCTTTTAGGATTAGAATGTGCTAGAGGATTATTAGACCAAGGCATGGAAGTAACCGTGATACATTTAGCAGAGTGGCTTATGGAAATGCAATTAGATCAAAAAGCAGGTCAAATGCTAAAAAATGATTTAGAGCAACAAGGCATGCGCTTTGAATTACAAGCGAATACGCAAGAAATTCTTGGTGATAAAGATGTTGAGGCCGTTAGATTAGCAGATGGACGTGTGCTAGAAGCTGATTTAGTAGTTATGGCAGTAGGTATTAGACCTTATACTGAGGTAGCTAAAGCAGCAGGATTAGAGGTCAATAGAGGTATTATCGTTAATGCATATATGCAAACAAGTGATCCAAATATCTTTGCTGTGGGTGAATGCGCAGAATGTGAAGGTAAAGTATATGGTTTAGTGGCACCATTATATGAGCAAGGTATCGTTCTAGCAGATTATTTAACACAAAAAGAAACTAATGGTTACCATGGCTCCACTACATTTACATCTTTAAAGGTATCAGGATGTGATTTATATAGTGCAGGTACCATTGAAGAAACCGAAGATATTCATGGTATAGAAATATTTAATAGTATCGATAATCATTATAAAAAAGTATTTTTAAAAGACGGTGAAGTTGTCGGTGTAGTGCTATATGGTAATACAGATGATGGCTCTCGATTCTATAATATGATGAAAAAACATGAATCTATCGAAGACTATACGTTAGTCTCTTTATTAACAAAAGGTGGAGAAGATGCCAATGTATCCATTGAGGATATGGCAGATGATGAAACAATATGTGGCTGTAATGGTGTTAATAAAGGCACAATTGTAGAAGCAATTACTAAAAACGGACTAACATCTGTTGCTGAAGTAACAAAAATGACTAAAGCAGGAAATTCGTGTGGGAAATGTAAAGGGCAAATCGCAGATATTCTACAATATGCTTTAGGCGATGATTTTGTAGCATCTAAACCAACTGGTATATGCGCTTGTACAGATTTATCACGTGATCAAATTGTCACTCAAATTAGAGCCAAAGGACTCAAAACATCTAAAGAAGTGAGACATGTACTCAACTTCAAAGATAAAAATGGTTGCCCGAAATGTCGTCCAGCTATCAACTATTATTTGAACATGATTTATCCATATGAGCATAAAGATGAAAAGGAATCACGATTCGCAAATGAACGCTATCATGCAAATATTCAAAATGACGGTACATTTTCCGTTATTCCTCAAATGCGCGGTGGTGTTACAGATGCAGATCAACTTATTAGATTGGGAGAAGTCGCTAAAAAATATAATGTACCACTTGTCAAAGTGACTGGCTCTCAACGTGTGGGATTATATGGATTGAAAAAAGAAGAACTTCCAAGCGTATGGGAAGACTTAGGCATGCGTTCAGCTTCGGCATATGGTAAAAAAACACGTTCAGTTAAAAGTTGTGTAGGTAAAGAATTCTGTAGATTTGGAACACAATATACTACTCAACTTGGTATTAGATTAGAGAAGACATTTGAATATATTGATACACCTCATAAATTCAAAATGGGGGTATCAGGTTGCCCTAGAAGCTGTGTAGAATCTGGTGTTAAAGATTTTGGTGTAATATCTGTAGAAAACGGTTTTCAACTCTATATCGGTGGCAATGGCGGTACTGAAGTAACAAAAGGACAATTACTAACAACTGTAGAAACAGAAGATGAAGTGATTCGTATTTGTGGTGCATTGATGCAATATTATCGTGAAACTGGAATCTATGCTGAAAGAACTGCGCCATGGTTAGAACGTCTTGGCTTTGAAAATGTGAAAGAAGTATTGTTAGATCCCGAACGTCAACAAGCACTTTTCGATAGAGTGATGGAAGCGAAACAAGCGATTCAAGATGAACCCTGGCAAGCAATCGTAAATGATAAAGCATCACAAAAAATCTTTGAAGTTGAGAGGGTTTAA
- the nirD gene encoding nitrite reductase small subunit NirD → MKNMQKIKVSRIDELTPLIGKKVFVNDKEIGLFLTNEGEIFAVNNICPHKEGPLSEGTVSGSYVYCPLHDQKIDLKTGNVQEPDTGCVETYPVEIIDGDIFICL, encoded by the coding sequence ATGAAAAATATGCAGAAAATTAAAGTGTCTCGTATAGATGAGTTAACACCACTAATTGGTAAAAAAGTATTCGTAAACGATAAAGAGATTGGTTTGTTTTTAACAAATGAGGGTGAGATATTTGCAGTTAATAATATTTGTCCCCATAAGGAAGGCCCTTTGTCAGAAGGTACTGTAAGTGGAAGTTATGTTTATTGTCCATTACATGATCAAAAAATTGACCTTAAGACAGGTAATGTGCAGGAGCCAGATACTGGTTGTGTAGAAACATATCCAGTAGAAATCATAGATGGAGATATATTTATATGTCTATAA